The Branchiostoma floridae strain S238N-H82 chromosome 12, Bfl_VNyyK, whole genome shotgun sequence genome segment TGAAAGATAATTTCTTCGTGGAGAGCCTGAAGGACACGGTTGACGTCCACAAGAAGCTGGCTAATGAAGGAGAAAGTCTGGTCTGTGGGAGCTGTGAGACCAAGTCAGGAGCGAAGTCCTTCTGTACGGAATGTGGCGACTCTCTATGTGATGAATGTGTTACAATGCATCGTCGTATGAAGGCCACTAGAGGTCACCAGGTGATCGGCGTAGAGCAGCTTAAGGCCGAAGTAACGCCATTTACATGCTAGCCAACCTTCAACGTTACAGGTCGACAAGTCGGCCCTACCAACTTTTCTTCACACCGTTTTCTCTCAAGCTAGGCAACAGCACAAGGTACTGAGGTTTAAGGGCACTATTTTGCGGTGGTCAGAGGGACATTTCAACTGCAGAAAGGTAGGATCGCTGGCTATCATCACATGACATAGGTACAAACACTCACCACTTTTATTTACGACGTACACATCTACTCTATTTTGCTGTTAACAGACAAGAGCACTGAAGGAGGAGCTTGCAGCCGGCGCCTAAGTTAggcaagagggtctgcatggggggtcctgacaacaaTTTACACCGAATTCAGAAGAATCCCCCTATGtgttacgctaaatcaaggaaggcaattacgctaaattccGTCGCcttgctacgaattacgtagataaggtGGCTTtgcctacgaattacgggaaatagaaATAGGCTGTCTACGCATATAAAGTATGCAGACCCTCAGGCAATTTTCAAACAGTGACCATGTATAGGTACAACGTCATTTCTTTCATTATTTATTAAGCTATAGCCATGTCAGATAATCAGTTAGATATCATGTTTAATAAAGGGCGGCTGATTAATAATTAATACTACCTGACATGGCTATATAAAGGATTCATCCATGACCAGTTTCTTGACTCATTTTGTGTTATGTTCTTctaggatgtctaacctccatcttCGAATAATTAGATGACCAATTATTTTCTACCCATCTGACATTCCGCAGTTATATGCCAACTGGCTTGTAATCAACAtttaaaatttattttgtaataaatttCCTCGGTGATATTACGATATTTACAACATGTGACGTAATGTTGTTCTGTCCACAGTACTTGGGCAGGAATACATTTTTGATATATCAGAGAATTTTTCATTTATTGTCAATCTTAGGTGAGGTCTTGAAGATTCTTGTTGGCCAAGAGGGAGGGGGAAGTAAGTCCAGCTATGGGGTCGGCGGTGGAGGCGGGACCTTCGTCACCAAGACGGACAACACGCCGCTGATCGTGGCGGGGTGTGTGGGGGGAGGTGATCTCTTGAAGAAAAGAAACACCAACAGTGACGGTACAACCGCGACAGCAGGGCAGTACAGCTCAGGTGGTCGCCGTAACTTTGCAGGAGGTTCTGACGGGGAAGGCGCCACACAAGGGGATGGCAGCTATGTAGGTGGGGGAGGCGGAGGGCTCCTATTGGACGGTGCGAGCTGGAAAGTTTACTTCGGTGGCACTAGCGGTAATAAGGGGGCGGGGTGAGGGTGGGAAGGCATTCGGAGCGGTATAGTCGGTGGGAGGGGGGGTGTACAACAATGCAGAGGACGGGTTTGGAGGAGGGGGAGATAGTCATGATAATGCAGGTGGGGGAGGTGGAGGGGGTGGGTACTCAGGAGgttggacgggggggggggggtcgggaTGGAGCCTGTGGGGGTGGAGGTTGCTCCTATAACTCCGGATCAGACACTAGCGGTGAAGGAGGGGCCAATGATGGGCCGGGATATGTCATTATTACCAGGGCGATATAATTACTATATCACTCCTTACACAAACATattttccaaaacaaaagttAACCTGAATCTTTTGTCATCAATTGTGTTTGATGTCATCTAGTGCATTTccaattttgtttgtattgcctCCTTTTAAACACTGCTGATTATCGTTAATGtctaatatatacatatatgatatatatatacaaaatatatacaaaaaatgtatgtcatgAAAGATAATAAAGGATGGATTATTATCTCACTGTATACAAACACGTGTGCTTCATTTTTAAAAGCTTTACATCAGAAAAACTCATATCACAGGCACTGTCGGGAAACCTGTCCATCAAACAACTTCATAAAAATGGTGCATTGTTTGCGACATTACAGTAACGTAGCATACACAGTAAAAGGTAAGAATTTAATACTCCAAGAAGGTACCTACATAAATCCTATTTGTTGACACAGCTCATAGTATATTATTGAAAAAACATCCAGTAACTAAACTTTGGAAGGTTTATAAACCAAATTATGAACCATGGTCATTGTTTCAATTAATACGTGCTACGTTTGGACATGCATGAATGATATTTGCTGATTCACCTGCCTAAAAGTCTGCTGTATAGTCTAAAGTGTTTTCAATGATGTGCACAGTACACAGGATAACGTAATACTTAGTGTTACAGCTACCTAGAGCATTCCAGTCTATTAGGTAGTTGCACACTCGGAAAgctgatattttgtgattttcgATGTATGTTAAGTTCTTGATTGATGAATTGTAACAAACTGGCCGCACACTGGACTTTTAAAGACCTTCATATTTTATTGTCTTCCCGTCATGACTCCTTGCACCAGAGTCAGGTAACAGGACTAGTCTACTTCTAAAATAGGGGGGTTTAGTTGTAGTCATCACATGGTTCACAgtgcttttttttcataacaagCCAGAAAACAGTGACGGCCGGGGTGTCGTGATTACCACCAAGTGTTCTAATTGTTTGGAGTAGCCATGGGTCATGCGTGTGCAAATCCGAATGCTTCCGCCATGACCTTCTTGAGAGCAGCCGCATTACGTGATCGGCGTACAAAACCTTAACGTCACGTTTACAAACACGCATTCTCAGGTAAGGTACCGTTACGTTAGGTATACAACCCGGTCCCTCCGATGTCTGCACACACCGTTGTCCTCCAGGTTTGgtaatgttttgaaataataaCCTTCTCGTTCGTCACATTTGAACTGTCTAGTGGGTCTTCGACATACATTTCTCAGCCCTGTTTCAGATGTGAAACCGTCACGGTCGAACACTATACACAACATGGCGGAATCGAAACTTCTGAATCGGCTCTCAGAAGACTTCCTCGAGTGTCAGATCTGCCTGCAGCCCTACCACCGACCCAAGGTACTGCCTTGTCTTCATTCCTTCTGCCTGCAGTGTCTTGAAGAGTTTCTGAAGAAGCAAAAGGTCAAAACTGAGTTAGATTGCCCCACCTGTCGCAGCAAGACTTTACTTCCGGGTGGCGGGGTAGCGAAACTGAAAGATAACTTCTTCGTGGAGAGCCTAAAGGACACGGTTGACGTCCACAAGAAGCTGACTGATGAAGGAGAGAGTCTGGTCTGTGGGAGCTGTGAGACCAAGTCAGGAGCGGAGTCCTTCTGTACGGAATGTGGCGACTTTCTGTGTGACGAATGCGCCGCAATGCACCGTCGAATGAAGGTCTTAAGAGGTCACCAGGTGATCGGTGTAGAGCAGCTCAAGGCCGAATCCGACACCGTTAAGATCAAGCCTCGCCCCCTGCCATCGTGTAGGATCCACTCACAGGAGAGTCTCAAGTTCTTCTGCATTGACTGTAGCGAGGCTATTTGTCAGGTCTGCACCGCTCTGTCCCACAAGGACCACAAGTATG includes the following:
- the LOC118427138 gene encoding loricrin-like; translation: MLDLLACPTCRSKTLLPGGGVAELKDNFFVESLKDTVDVHKKLANEGESLVCGSCETKSGAKSFCEVLKILVGQEGGGSKSSYGVGGGGGTFVTKTDNTPLIVAGCVGGGDLLKKRNTNSDGTTATAGQYSSGGRRNFAGGSDGEGATQGDGSYVGGGGGGLLLDGASWKVYFGGTSGNKGAG